One genomic segment of Nocardia spumae includes these proteins:
- a CDS encoding helix-turn-helix domain-containing protein — protein MRFSQLTVASAAEWSEVTDHLLTADHRYRDPDNWRARITVQQSSGYTLMYAQQSGDHLMHRGRSHIRNSPTDVCWIAFPMQGEYVIRQQDRLTRVPPHHGFLLELDVACRILQPGSTTYGLRVPRRYIEHLLPAPGAHTVLDMSSGLGRVVQGMLATTLAGQSNLTTPQFDAVCDRITELLCLMLVDDIGPQPDHLAETVEAIRKFVREHIGSGDVRLPAVARELGWSPRQLRSVLHQSGTTYRELRRTESLRAARDLLARPEPRSIAEVAARCGFTSTGFSTAFKAEYGETPRDFQRRRSGTSSAESHRS, from the coding sequence ATGCGGTTCTCCCAGCTGACCGTCGCAAGCGCAGCGGAGTGGAGCGAGGTCACGGACCATCTCTTGACGGCGGATCATCGCTACCGTGATCCGGACAACTGGCGGGCCCGGATCACGGTTCAGCAGTCCTCGGGCTACACCCTGATGTATGCGCAGCAGAGCGGTGATCATCTGATGCACCGCGGCCGCTCCCACATCCGAAACAGTCCGACCGACGTGTGCTGGATCGCGTTCCCGATGCAGGGCGAATACGTGATCCGACAGCAGGACCGGCTCACCCGGGTACCGCCGCATCACGGGTTCCTCCTCGAGCTGGACGTGGCATGCCGGATACTGCAACCCGGTTCGACGACTTACGGGCTGCGCGTGCCCCGCAGGTACATCGAGCATCTGCTGCCCGCCCCCGGCGCGCATACGGTGCTCGATATGTCATCGGGTCTGGGCCGGGTCGTGCAGGGCATGCTCGCCACCACCCTCGCCGGACAGTCGAATCTGACGACGCCGCAATTCGATGCCGTATGCGATCGAATCACCGAACTGCTGTGTCTCATGCTCGTCGACGACATCGGGCCACAGCCCGACCATCTGGCCGAAACCGTCGAGGCCATAAGGAAGTTCGTACGAGAGCACATCGGGTCCGGTGATGTGCGGCTGCCCGCGGTGGCTCGTGAGCTCGGGTGGTCTCCCCGGCAACTCCGATCCGTACTGCACCAGTCCGGTACTACCTATCGGGAGCTGCGTCGTACCGAATCATTGCGCGCCGCACGCGATCTGCTGGCCCGTCCGGAACCCCGGTCCATCGCGGAAGTGGCTGCACGCTGCGGCTTCACGAGCACGGGGTTCTCCACCGCGTTCAAAGCCGAATACGGCGAGACACCCAGGGATTTTCAGCGCCGCCGGTCCGGAACCTCCTCCGCGGAGTCGCACCGCTCCTGA